One Cryptomeria japonica chromosome 9, Sugi_1.0, whole genome shotgun sequence genomic window carries:
- the LOC131042577 gene encoding pentatricopeptide repeat-containing protein At3g24000, mitochondrial, whose product MLSTARLNQNLRITQGCLKEVLNILFTNHNTSVHSSAHLLLLHSCTAHKVISEGKRNHSDIYDRILVFTPDTLLPNTLINMYDKCGSLMDARKVFDYMSTPDVYSWNMIIAAYRRHGLPQEALALFHQMQRTDVQPDHFTFSTILPVCSNMASLDHGLQIHGKLIRYGFQTNVIVKNTLIDLYAKCGSIHKAYELFDKMTQRSVVSWTAMIVAYEQNSLVENSLEIFKQMQLADVELNSATFSSILPACAKMGALDEGMEIHRKVFEDGFSSDVVVVTALIDMYAKCGNLQKAHELFDGIPQQDVVSWTAIVAGYVQNGFVDKALEIFKHMQLAGVKPNATTFASILPACAKMGALEQGYGMHGYCKEAHKLFELMKHSQTKPNRVSFICVLFAYSHAGMVADGCKYFNLMSDSYCIIPTIDHYVCIVDLITRAGYLEEALNFIIKMPIKPDLVVWMCLLGACRSHKSIALGEFVAGLLFGLDCKKTAPYVLLSNIYSEAGRWSDAQQVRKFMSDRGVEKIPGCSWVEVHKMVHTFCVGDRSHPQTPQIYAKLDELFCKMKEAGYIPDTRPVLNDVEEEEKELILVHHSEKLAIAFGLLNTSPGTTLRVVKNLRVCADCHSAIKFISTVVAREIVVRDANRFHHFKNGQCSCGDFW is encoded by the exons ATGCTATCCACTGCCCGTCTCAATCAAAATCTCAGAATAACACAGGGGTGTCTGAAGGAGGTACTGAACATTTTGTTTACTAACCACAACACTTCTGTACACTCTTCTGCACATCTTCTCCTGTTGCACAGCTGCACTGCCCACAAAGTTATATCAGAGGGCAAGCGAAACCACTCTGATATCTATGACAGAATATTGGTATTTACCCCGGATACACTTTTACCAAATACACTTATAAACATGTATGACAAGTGTGGAAGTTTGATGGATGCTCGTAAAGTTTTTGACTACATGAGTACACCAGATGTCTACTCCTGGAACATGATAATTGCAGCGTACCGAAGGCATGGACTTCCTCAAGAGGCACTGGCATTGTTTCACCAAATGCAACGAACAGATGTCCAACCTGATCACTTCACATTCTCAACTATTCTCCCTGTATGCTCCAACATGGCATCCCTGGATCATGGTTTGCAGATCCATGGAAAATTAATCAGGTATGGATTTCAAACCAATGTTATtgtcaagaataccctgatagatttgtatgcaaaatgtggaagcatacacaaGGCATACGAGTTGTTTGACAAAATGACTCAACGAagtgttgtctcatggactgctaTGATTGTTGCATATGAACAAAATAGCCTTGTGGAAAACTCTTTAGAGATTTTTAAGCAAATGCAGTTGGCAGATGTAGAGCTCAACTCagcaaccttttccagcatcctaCCTGCGTGCGCTAAAATGGGAGCCTTGGATGAGGGTATGGAAATCCATCGAAAAGTATTTGAAGACGGATTTtcttcagatgttgtagttgtgacagccttgatagacatgtatgcaaaatgtggaaatctACAGAAGGCACATGAATTGTTTGATGGTATACCTCAACAAGATGTGGTTTCATGGACTGCAATTGTCGCTGGATATGTACAGAATGGGTTTGTTGATAAAGCTTTAGAGATATTCAAGCATatgcaattagcaggtgtaaagccaaacgcaacaacctttgccagcatccttccAGCATGTGCCAAGATGGGAGCCTTGGAGCAAG gatatggaATGCATGGCTATTGCAAAGAAGCCCACAAActctttgaattaatgaagcactctCAAACCAAACCCAACCGTGTAAGTTTCATTTGTGTTTTATTTGCATACAGCCATGCAGGTATGGTGGCTGACGGATGTAAATACTTCAATCTCATGAGTGATTCTTACTGTATCATACCTACAATAGACCATTACGTATGTATAGTTGACCTTATTACCCGTGCAGGTTATCTTGAGGAAGCCCTGAACTTTATCATAAAAATGCCAATAAAACCTGATTTGGTTGTGTGGATGTGTTTGCTTGGTGCTTGTAGATCACATAAGAGTATAGCATTAGGAGAATTTGTTGCAGGACTCCTCTTTGGATTGGATTGTAAAAAGACTGCACCTTATGTTCTTTTGTCAAACATTTATTCAGAAGCAGGCAGGTGGAGTGACGCTCAACAAGTAAGAAAATTCATGAGTGATAGAGGAGTTGAAAAGATACCAGGATGTAGCTGGGTTGAAGTTCATAAAATGGTACACACCTTTTGTGTAGGAGATAGATCCCACCCACAAACACCGCAAATCTATGCAAAGTTGGATGAGTTGTTTTGCAAGATGAAGGAAGCAGGATATATTCCAGATACGAGACCTGTATTGAATGATGTAGAGGAGGAGGAGAAAGAATTAATCCTCGTACACCATAGTGAGAAGTTGGCAATTGCATTTGGACTGTTAAACACATCCCCTGGAACAACTCTCAGAGTTGTCAAGAACCTTAGAGTATGTGCTGACTGCCATTCTGCAATCAAGTTTATTTCAACGGTTGTTGCAAGAGAAATTGTTGTGAGAGATGCAAACCGTTTCCATCATTTCAAAAATGGACAATGTTCTTGTGGAGATTTTTGGTGA